AACAGGTGAATAGCGCCACAGACTTATACTTTCTCATTTTCAGCCCAGTGGGAATTTTTATTCTGATCCGGATTTATATGTTCTCGAATTTTATAATTTGTGCCCTCATCATCAACCTATTTTTATCATTCAAAAAAAATATTTGAAATATTTCAATTCTTTTATTATCAAATTATTATTTCCACCCCCTCCTTTTCATCCATCCGTCGATATAATCGGCTCTTTTGCAAAATTTTAACAGCATCGGAAATCTCTCTGCCTTACATTTACATTTAATTCTTAATTTTGCCACTCTTTTTATGCAGAAATTTTTATTGTACATTAGTGTCCTTACAATTGCTGTCGTATCATTCTCCTCCTGTAACAATGAGTTACGAAGGATAGAAAAAAGCAATAACTTTGAAAAGAAGCTGGCCTACGCCGATAAAATGTACCAGAAAAAAAAGTACAATACCGCGGCTACTCTATATGCTGACCTCATGCAGGTCTATAAAGGCACCGATAAATTCGAAGGACTCTACTACAATATGTCTTACTGCTCCTATTACGTGAAAGACTACGTTCAGGCAGCTTTTAACTTTAAAAACTACCTCGACCTCTTCCCGAATAGCCCCAGAGCTGTAGAAGTAGACTATATGCAGGCATACTGCTATTATAAACAGTCGCCCAAGGTGTCACTCGACCAGACAAACACCATGAAGGCCATAGCCGCCATGCAGACTTTTATCAATAACTACCCTACTTCTCCTAAAGTAGCTGAAGCTAACCTGGTTATTGAGCTCTGCCGCAGAAAACTCGAACTGAAAGAATTTAACGCAGCCGAACTCTATTATAACCTCGGTTACTTTAAAGCCGCCGGGATCGCCTTCAAAGGACTGATGCGCAACTACCCGGACTCCGATAAAAGCGATGGTTACAAAATAATGGCCATCAGAGCTTATTATCAATATGCCAAAAATAGCGTACCAGACAGGCAGAAAGAACGCTATGAGACTGTGCTCACCGAATATCTTGACTTCGCTGACCACTATCCAAATAGTAAACTGAAGCCTGAAGCCGAAAAATTTTATACCTTAGCGCAATCAAACATTAAAACTCTGGAAAATGAGCAAAATAAAGCGAAGTCTAACCAGTAGCCTTAATCCTTGGGTAGAAACTAAAAATACTACCGATATTAAGAACAGAACTGGTAATTTATATGAGTCTATTGCCGTGATAGCCAAACGCGCCAATCAGATCAATATTTCCGTGAAAGAGGAGCTCCATTCCAAACTGGAAGAGTTTGCAAGTCATACCGACAACCTCGAGGAAGTACACGAAAACAAAGAACAAATCGAAATTTCCCGTTTCTACGAAAGAATGGCAAATCCTGCTATTCAGGCAACGCAGGAATTCCTCGATAATAAAATTTATTTCCGCAAGAACGACGATGATCTGTTCTCCTAAGTCCCCGGCTCACTTTATTTTGTGAACACAGGCTTTTGCGAAAAATAAAATATTAATTTCATGGCGGCAGATATATTTCTGCCGCCTTTTTTTGCTTATATGTCAATGGACAATACAAAAATCCTCCAGGGAAAGAAAATCCTGCTCGGCGTGACCGGCAGCATTGCCGCCTATAAAGCCGCCACCATCGTGCGTCTTCTCGTTAAAGAAGGCGCTACTGTAAAGGTTGTCATGACGCCCGCAGCCGCGGAATTCATCACCCCGCTGACCCTGGCCACGCTATCCAAACATGAAGTACCGCTGAATATCAGTGACCATAACAGCTGGAATAACCACGTGGAATTAGGCCGCTGGGCGGATGTGATGCTCATCGCTCCCGCCTCCGCCAATACCATTTCCAAAATGGCCCACGGTGGCTGCGATAATCTCGTGCTGGCAGTTTATCTCTCCGCTACCTGCCCCGTTCTCTTCGCACCAGCCATGGACGAAGATATGTGGCGTCATCCTGCTACCAGGAATAATGTGGAAAAACTGATTTCCTATGGTAATATCCAGATCCCGGTAGCCGTCGGAGAACTGGCAAGCGGACTCTTCGGTGAAGGCCGCATGGCTGAACCGGAAGAAATCATTGCCTTCCTGCGCCACCATTTCAGTACCAAGGGCGCTCCAAAACCGCTCAGTGGTAAACTGGCCGTGGTGACTGCCGGCCCTACGATCGAACACATTGATCCTGTGCGTTATATCAGCAATCACTCCAGTGGTAAAATGGGCATCGCAGTGGCGGAAGCCCTCGCCGACGCCGGCGCCCAGGTGAAGCTCGTACTTGGTCCTACCAACCTCAGTACCAACCACCCAGGTATCGAAACGATCAAGATACAGTCTGCCGAAGAAATGTTCCGCGCTGTGATCGCTGCATACCCGCTTTCTGATATCGTTGTAGCCGCCGCCGCCGTGGCCGACTATCGCCCGGTCAACGCCGCTGACAAGAAAATCAAAAAAGGGGAAGAACATCTTAACATCCCCCTGGAAAAAACACATGATATTCTCCGTACCCTGGGAAATAACAAAGGTCCTCAGCAAATGCTGGTAGGATTCTCCCTGGAAACAAATAACGAAAAAGAATACGCCCTCAAGAAACTGAGAGAAAAACACCTGGACCTCATCGTCATGAACTCCCTGGCAGATGCCGGTGCAGGCTTTAACTATGATACCAACAAGGTGACCCTGTTTGACAGAAAAGGCCGTGAACGCAGCTTCCCGCTGAAATCCAAACAAGAGGTTGCCCGTGATATTGTTTCTGCCATAATTGAATTACAACATGCTTAAACGCTTATCTGTCCTGCTATTGCAGGTTTTTCTGCTCTGCCTCCCCCTCATGAAGGCACAGGCGCAGGAAATGCGCGCCAACATTACCGTTGTGGCCAACCAGATTACCGGGGTAGACAAAAAAGTTTTTACAACACTACAGGCGGCGCTGAAAGAATTCGTCAACAACCGCCGCTGGGCGGATGGTGCCTATACACCTGCAGAACGCATCGAATGTAATTTCATGCTCAACCTGACAGGGGAAGTGAGTCCGGGGGTATACCGCGGCACCCTTACTGTGCAGGCTACCCGCCCGGTTTATAACAGCAGCTATGTTACCAGTATCCTCAACTTACAGGATAACAACGTTGTATTCAGGTATACAGAGTTTCAGCCTCTGGATTTCAGCGATACCCGCGTGGTAGCCAATGATCCGCTGGCATCGAACCTCACTGCGATCATGGCTTATTATACTTATGTAATATTGGGATTGGATGCAGACTCCTTTTCTCCTCGTGGCGGCGATGCATTCTTTAAAAGGGCTTCCAATATCGTTAATAACGCCCCTGACGGAAAAGATGTATCCGGATGGAAGGCATTCGAAGGCCAGCGGAACCGCTACTGGCTTACAGATAACCTCCTGAACGTAAAATTCAGCAACTTCCATGATGTGATGTACCAATATCACCGCATGGGGCTGGACGTGATGTACGACGACGTTACCGCAGGCCGTGGCGTAGTGATGAACTGCATTAACCTGCTCTTTGCCATTTACCAGGATATCCCTAATTCCATGCTCATGCAAACCTTCTATTCTGCCAAAGCAGATGAAATTATGAAGATATTCTCCAAAGCCATGCCACCAGAGAAAGCCAGAGCCGCAGAAATGCTCGCAAAAATGGATATCCCTAATGCAGGAAGGTACCAGGCAATGAAGTAAAACCCGCCTGTTGCCTTATTATTTTATCAGCAAATGTTGATAGCTTTACGCTTTGGTTAACAGCTACCATCCATCAGCAACATGAATTATTTGAAGAAACTCAGTATAGCCGCCATTATGATCTCCGCCGCCGCCTGTGGTGATGCAGACCGCACACCAAAAGGTATTCTCGGCCCCGATGAAATGAAGGACATACTGGTGGACCTGAACATAGCAGAAGCCTACGGCAATAATATGCCGTATACCAATGCAGCGTCGTTTGATTCGTTAAGACAAGAAAAAATTAAGATCTATTCCAAACAGGTATTGGACCTGCACCATGTTAGTGTGAAGGAATTTTATACCAGCTATACCTGGTACGAAGATCATCCCGATCGCTTGAAAGCAGTGATGCAGCAGGTACAGGAAGATATTACAAAGAAGAAAAATAAAGCCCCTGAAATGGGAGACCAGAGCGCACCGTTGAAATTCAGGCTGCGTATCATCTTCCCATATGCAGAAAAACATCTGCTGGTATCCGACGGAACCGATACCATCAAGCCATTTATCAGACATCAGTCGAAATAAATATAAAACACCAAAACATGAACAAAGTAATCGCAAATGCAGATGAGGCTATTCAGGATATAGGAGATGGCGCAACGCTGATGCTGGGAGGGTTTGGTTTGTGTGGAATTCCTGAAAACTGTATCGCTGCACTGGTGAGAAAGGGCGTAAAAGAGCTGACCTGTATCTCCAATAATGCAGGTGTGGATGACTTCGGACTGG
This window of the Chitinophaga sp. Cy-1792 genome carries:
- the coaBC gene encoding bifunctional phosphopantothenoylcysteine decarboxylase/phosphopantothenate--cysteine ligase CoaBC — protein: MAADIFLPPFFAYMSMDNTKILQGKKILLGVTGSIAAYKAATIVRLLVKEGATVKVVMTPAAAEFITPLTLATLSKHEVPLNISDHNSWNNHVELGRWADVMLIAPASANTISKMAHGGCDNLVLAVYLSATCPVLFAPAMDEDMWRHPATRNNVEKLISYGNIQIPVAVGELASGLFGEGRMAEPEEIIAFLRHHFSTKGAPKPLSGKLAVVTAGPTIEHIDPVRYISNHSSGKMGIAVAEALADAGAQVKLVLGPTNLSTNHPGIETIKIQSAEEMFRAVIAAYPLSDIVVAAAAVADYRPVNAADKKIKKGEEHLNIPLEKTHDILRTLGNNKGPQQMLVGFSLETNNEKEYALKKLREKHLDLIVMNSLADAGAGFNYDTNKVTLFDRKGRERSFPLKSKQEVARDIVSAIIELQHA
- a CDS encoding DUF4835 family protein, coding for MLKRLSVLLLQVFLLCLPLMKAQAQEMRANITVVANQITGVDKKVFTTLQAALKEFVNNRRWADGAYTPAERIECNFMLNLTGEVSPGVYRGTLTVQATRPVYNSSYVTSILNLQDNNVVFRYTEFQPLDFSDTRVVANDPLASNLTAIMAYYTYVILGLDADSFSPRGGDAFFKRASNIVNNAPDGKDVSGWKAFEGQRNRYWLTDNLLNVKFSNFHDVMYQYHRMGLDVMYDDVTAGRGVVMNCINLLFAIYQDIPNSMLMQTFYSAKADEIMKIFSKAMPPEKARAAEMLAKMDIPNAGRYQAMK
- a CDS encoding DUF4296 domain-containing protein, whose translation is MKKLSIAAIMISAAACGDADRTPKGILGPDEMKDILVDLNIAEAYGNNMPYTNAASFDSLRQEKIKIYSKQVLDLHHVSVKEFYTSYTWYEDHPDRLKAVMQQVQEDITKKKNKAPEMGDQSAPLKFRLRIIFPYAEKHLLVSDGTDTIKPFIRHQSK
- a CDS encoding DNA-directed RNA polymerase subunit omega — its product is MSKIKRSLTSSLNPWVETKNTTDIKNRTGNLYESIAVIAKRANQINISVKEELHSKLEEFASHTDNLEEVHENKEQIEISRFYERMANPAIQATQEFLDNKIYFRKNDDDLFS
- a CDS encoding outer membrane protein assembly factor BamD → MQKFLLYISVLTIAVVSFSSCNNELRRIEKSNNFEKKLAYADKMYQKKKYNTAATLYADLMQVYKGTDKFEGLYYNMSYCSYYVKDYVQAAFNFKNYLDLFPNSPRAVEVDYMQAYCYYKQSPKVSLDQTNTMKAIAAMQTFINNYPTSPKVAEANLVIELCRRKLELKEFNAAELYYNLGYFKAAGIAFKGLMRNYPDSDKSDGYKIMAIRAYYQYAKNSVPDRQKERYETVLTEYLDFADHYPNSKLKPEAEKFYTLAQSNIKTLENEQNKAKSNQ